The Terriglobus roseus region CGAGGAGACGGAAGAGAGCCTTGGAGACTCGCCATTGATCTTCCGGGTAGGTGGCTTCGGGCGCGAAAGCTCGTACTGCGTCGACGCGGCGGAAGAGTTCGTCGCAGGCGATCTCTTCGAGGATGGTTTTGAGGCGATCCGCATCGTCTTTGAAGAGTTTTGTGCCGATGTGATTGACGCTGAATGCTGCGCGGAAGCCATCTGCTTTAAGCATGAGTCGCGCTAGGGCTTGCCAGTGTTGAAGATCGTCCACGGTGCTGCCGGGCCGATTCTGGCGACCAGCGCAGGGCAGCAGCGGGTTGGGCTCGTCTTTGTAACCGGGCTCAAAGGCGTGACGCTCGGCGATGCGCGCGATCTCGTTGAGAGTGTCGTCGTCAAATCCTTCGCAGGCTTCGGCGAGTGCCGCTTCAATCGTTCTGCGCAGAGACGCGTTCAAGCGTGGCAGCGTGACATTTTCAAGATGTTCTTCTGTGAGGCGTTCGCCGAGAGGGATGAGGCTGCCCCATTGGTCGCGCGTGGCGAGCATGTCAGCGAGGACGCGTTCGCAGAACGGAAGGTCGCCATCGCGATGCAGGAGTACGGTTTCAATTGCCGCATCGAGAACTGGATCACCACCGCCGAAACGCATCATCACGGCGTGTGCGGCTTGCAGATAGAACGGTCGTGGGTCGGTGACAGGGCTGACTGATGACATGCCGCCGGAGGTGATTGGTAGTGCTTGCACGATGAGTGCGCAGAGCGAGTCGATGGTGCGGATGTTGAGAAGATGCGGGCGGTCGAGGATGCGCCAGCCACGTTCGCGGTCGCGCTGCAACGCGGCTTCGGCCAGTTGATGGGTGAGTAGCGCGAACTCGTTTGTTGGAGGTTCGGTAGCGATGCTGGCAGAGCGGAGCGCCTTCAGAACGCGCTCGACCATTTCAGCTGTGGCCTTCGTAGTGAAGGTGAGCGCGAGGACTTCGGCGGGGTCGTCTACGGTGCCGAGCAGCTTGAGGAAACGCTGAATCAGCAGCCCCGTTTTGCCTGAGCCTGCGGGTGCTTCCACGATGCATGATGAGGTGATGTCTAACGCGGCTTCGCGTTCTCGTAGATCAGCAATTTGTTGCGAGGGCGCGGCGGTGGGGAATGGGACGATCATGCTGCGCCCTCCTCTTCCGTTTCCTCCAATGTGTCGTCATCAGGTTCGAGACGCGTTACGTCTACTCGGCATAGCAGGCGGCTGGGGCAGCGCTTGCAGGTGGTGAGGTAGTCCTTGGGTTCGACGACGGCCTCGCCGCGTGCGAATTCTTCTGCAAGTGCGGTGAGGTCGCGCTGCCACTCTTCCATGCGTTCCTGAAAGGTGGGTTCGGTGCGTCGACCTTTCGAGGCCTGATCGCCGAGGAGAGCGCGGTCTGCGAGCATCTCTTCGAAGTTCATACCGAACTTGCCGACACGGACGCGTCCGAAGGCGATGCCCTGGACATCGGGGATGCCGCTGGCGATGGCGTACAGCGGGAGCTGAGGTGCGTCGGGGCGGTCGCCAAACCAATCCTTGCGTTCGGCTGCTCCGGTTTTGTAGTCGACGAGTAGCGTGGCTTCGCTGCCGTCCGCGAGCGGAATGCGGTCGATACGGTCTACGCGAAGATTCATGGCAAGCGGTCCGATGTGCGCTTCGTCCACCTCGACTTCCATGCCTTCTACCCAGAATGGTTTGCGAAGGGATTCGAAGTCGAGCCAGTCGGACAGCAGACGATGAAGACGCTTGCGTTGCACTTCAACATAAGCGCTGTCCCATCCGGCGGCTGGGCGCGCGGGTAGCGCCTGTGCGATGCATTCGGCAAGCAACGTGTCGCGTGCTGTGGTGCCATCGTTGTATCGCGTTTTGTTGAGTGCCGATAACTGTTCGTGCGTCTTGCAGTTATCCCAGAAAAGTTGAAGTGCGGTGTGCACCTCGTCGCCCCGCTCGCCGGCAGAGAGACCAGCTTCAATGGTTTCCATTTCGCGAGTTTGCAGACGATGCAGTGCGAAGGCACGGAAGCCGCATTGAGCTTGTTCGGTGAGGATTCCTACGCCACCCGATGCGATGCCAGAGAGGTTGGGTAGTGAGAGAGTGTCAACGTGCTCTTCCAGCAGGATTGAGGTTGAGGCACTGGAGACGGAAGCGTTCTCACGTTGCATGCCAGGAAGGGAAGAGATCAGCGGCGATGGGCGAGACTCTCCCTCGGAACGCGCGGCGGCGTAACTAAAACATGCTCCGGCGGCGCTGTTGAGGCAGCGCAGGGTGATCTGCCGAGCGGAGTCTTCGTCGACGAGAGCGTCTGATCCGGGCATGTTCCATGTGCGCTGAAAGCGCGCTGGGAGCAGTGGGCTGGCTGAGATGCGTTGCGGCCAGGTCTGTTCGTCGGCGTGAAGAAACCAGAGGAAGTTGCTGGTGCTGCCCGCGGCTTCGGTGGGTGTCATCACCTGGATGGGAGCGCTGGTGTTTTCGGGGGCAAAGACTGTTTCGTTGAGCGTTGCGGTAAGCGTATCCAGCCATTCTGCGAAGGTGATGTGGCCGCCGAGGAGGTCGAGTGTAGCGACGCGATCGAGTGTTTCGTTCCAGCGCTGTTGTGCCTGGAATTCTGCGCTGTTTAGATCGGCTCCGGGCCATTCCGCGGTCTGCAGCAGCTTGCGAGCGCCGTCGGAGAAGCTGGCAAAGCTGTGTGTGGCCTGTGTCCATTGGGCTGCTGCTTTTGCGAGCTCTTCGAGGTGGTTGGACGTGAAGGGATCTTCCTTGTGCAGAAGGCGCTGCGCTTCACGAAGGGTGATCGTGCCGCTGAGGCCGGTGGCGCTGCGAAATTTGCGTGTGTTGCGCAGTGTCCAGGCTTCCAGTTCTGCTCCGCGTTCAGGGGATGGAGCTAGCGAGAAGAACGGGCTTCGGAGAATTGCTCCTGCATCTTCGACAGAGACAGCGGAGGCGCACCAGCGCAGCAAAAGGAGAGCGTCCGCGACCATGGGAAGTTGAGGCAGCGGTCGTCCCGTGGAGAACTCGTAGGGAGAGTTGCTGTGGGGCTGCGTGACATCTTCCAACCAGGGGGCAACGGTGGCGCGGAGAGCCCGTTCCAGCACTGGTCGGCATTCCTGCAGATCGGGCACGACGATGGCGATGCGCGCGGTGGGAGTGGTGGTTAGCGTGGCGCTTGCCCATTGGCAACACGCTTCGATTTCTGCGTGGAGGTCATTACAGCGAACGAGCGTTGGAGGTGTTTGCTGCGGCATGTGCGCGGGAAGATGCTCGATGGCTGCGCCTGCATGCTCCAGCGCGTTCAGCAGAGCTTGCTGCGATGGCAGCAGCGCGTCGAAACCGTAAAGGATGTATTCCTTCTCCGGCGTGAGGACGTTGCGACGGAAGAGGCTGCTGAGTTCTACGTCCAGATGCGAGGTGGGCAACAGTTGTTCACTTTGGCAGGCGCTTAGAAAGTCGCGATACCAGCCGTGGAAGGCTGCTGCATCAGAGAGTGTGTTCGAGGGTGTGCGGGCGAAACTGTCTTCAAGGTCATATGCGCCGAGAAGTCGAAGAGCCCGACTGCATTGCCGAGCAACGGAGCGTGCGGACTGGAGGCCAAGATCGCCGGAAGCTTCCAGTATTCGCATCCATAAGGATTGTTCTTGCAGGCTGTTCAGCAGTACGGCTTGGACGTGGCCGTGGAGAATGGCTTCGTTCCAAAGGGATGAGGTCCAGCCGCTCCATGAAAAGACGCGCGCTGGTTGCCATGCGCTTAATCCCTCTGCGCGGCGTTGGGCGTCGTAGAGCCGCGTCAGGGTACGTGCCGACCGTACGTTTGGTGTGAGGAGTGTCGCGCCACGCAGCATGGCCGCCATCAGGTCGCCGAGGCGGTTTGGTAGCAGATTCGCTGCGGCGACTGACATTCTCCTTTTATACGCTTTTCGCGTGTGTGGAAGAGCGGGTAAAAACCGCCAGAAGGATCAACAGGAGCAGTCCCGTGATCGGTATCGCGAGGGCTGTGCGCAGCGAACCAGTACTGCGAGAAACTACTCCGAGAAGCAGAGGC contains the following coding sequences:
- a CDS encoding PD-(D/E)XK nuclease family protein, with the translated sequence MSVAAANLLPNRLGDLMAAMLRGATLLTPNVRSARTLTRLYDAQRRAEGLSAWQPARVFSWSGWTSSLWNEAILHGHVQAVLLNSLQEQSLWMRILEASGDLGLQSARSVARQCSRALRLLGAYDLEDSFARTPSNTLSDAAAFHGWYRDFLSACQSEQLLPTSHLDVELSSLFRRNVLTPEKEYILYGFDALLPSQQALLNALEHAGAAIEHLPAHMPQQTPPTLVRCNDLHAEIEACCQWASATLTTTPTARIAIVVPDLQECRPVLERALRATVAPWLEDVTQPHSNSPYEFSTGRPLPQLPMVADALLLLRWCASAVSVEDAGAILRSPFFSLAPSPERGAELEAWTLRNTRKFRSATGLSGTITLREAQRLLHKEDPFTSNHLEELAKAAAQWTQATHSFASFSDGARKLLQTAEWPGADLNSAEFQAQQRWNETLDRVATLDLLGGHITFAEWLDTLTATLNETVFAPENTSAPIQVMTPTEAAGSTSNFLWFLHADEQTWPQRISASPLLPARFQRTWNMPGSDALVDEDSARQITLRCLNSAAGACFSYAAARSEGESRPSPLISSLPGMQRENASVSSASTSILLEEHVDTLSLPNLSGIASGGVGILTEQAQCGFRAFALHRLQTREMETIEAGLSAGERGDEVHTALQLFWDNCKTHEQLSALNKTRYNDGTTARDTLLAECIAQALPARPAAGWDSAYVEVQRKRLHRLLSDWLDFESLRKPFWVEGMEVEVDEAHIGPLAMNLRVDRIDRIPLADGSEATLLVDYKTGAAERKDWFGDRPDAPQLPLYAIASGIPDVQGIAFGRVRVGKFGMNFEEMLADRALLGDQASKGRRTEPTFQERMEEWQRDLTALAEEFARGEAVVEPKDYLTTCKRCPSRLLCRVDVTRLEPDDDTLEETEEEGAA